A single Pangasianodon hypophthalmus isolate fPanHyp1 chromosome 27, fPanHyp1.pri, whole genome shotgun sequence DNA region contains:
- the stag2a gene encoding cohesin subunit SA-2a, with the protein MIAAHELHTDYTFPHETDTQFSSDTDLEDPEGRSLKPGKGKKGKKAVVRAQGRVNGHHQENGTENLTLFEIVKLGKSATQSVVDDWIEAYKNDRDAALLDLINFFIHCSGCKGAVSSEMFRHMQNSEIIRRMTEEFDEDSGDYPLTMAGPVWKKFRWGFCEFISVLVRQCQYSIIYDEYMMDTVISLLTGLSDSQVRAFRHTSTLAAMKLMTALVNVALNLSINMDNTQRQYETERNKSLGKRANDRLELLLQKRKELQENQDEIENMMNAIFKGVFVHRYRDAIAEIRAICIEEIGVWMKMYSDAFLNDSYLKYVGWTMHDKQGEVRLKCLTALQGLYYNRELNSRLELFTSRFKDRIVSMALDKEYDVAVQAIKLLTLVLQSSDEVLTAEDCESVYHLVYSAHRPIAVAAGEFLYKKLFSQRGPEEEGLPRRGRQCLNANLIKTTVFFFLESELHEHGAYLVDSLWECGSELLKDWESFISLLLDEPFPGEEALTDRQETALIEIMLCAVRQSCECHPPIGRGTGKRVMTAKEKKTQLDDRTKITEIFAVALPLLLAKYCVDAEKVTNLLQLPQYFDLEIYTTGRLEKHLDALLRQIRDVVEKHTDTGVLEACSMTFHALCNEEFTIYNRVDITLSQLMDEQIDKLNRLLDDFLNEGEEPDEDDAFQVLSTLKRITAFHNAHDLTKWDLFSCNYRLLNTGLQNGDMPEQIVVHAMQCTHYVILWNLAKVSEGSSTKADLVTLRKQTRAFCLMCQRYLNSLSMAVKEQAFTILCDALMIFSHQIMASGRDALEPLVFSPDSSLQSDLLNFVLDHVFIEQDDDGSTDGQQDDEAGKIEALHKRRNLLAAYCKLIIYNVVEMSTGADIFKQYMRYYNDYGDIIKETMSKTRQIDKIQCAKTLILSLQQLFNEMLSELGCNFDRSSAAFCGIKELARRFSLTFGLDQLKTREAIAMLHKDGIEFAFKEPSPQGEGTPPLNLAFLDILSEFSSKLLRQDRRTVHMYLERFMTFQMSLQREECWLPLISYRNSLQAGADDDTLSVLSGVSGRGSARSRKPRVNPAPSKRKLPEEESSCSSTDASVWMAREQQPQTPMMMSPPPVMMSSPHMTSTVLRDAKKLRPEEGYVGVYTMSNQSQHNTIQQPHTPIDYNTQVAWMLAQRQQQERANIQNAKMRSHMQHSIRRSAGLMEDDEEPIVEDVMMSSEQRLEDLNEGMDFDTMDIDLPASKNRRERTELKPDYFDPASIMDDSVLNVSMF; encoded by the exons ATGATAGCGGCTCACGAGTTACACACCGATTACACCTTCCCcca tgaaacAGATACTCAGTTCTCTTCAGATACAGACTTGGAGGATCCTGAGGGGCGGAGCCTCAAGCCTGGGAAAGGAAAG aagggGAAGAAGGCAGTGGTGCGTGCTCAGGGGCGAGTGAATGGCCATCATCAGGAGAACGGCACAGAGAACCTCACACTGTTCGAGATCGTCAAACTGGGCAAGAGTgccacacag tcaGTGGTAGATGACTGGATTGAGGCATATAAGAACGACCGAGATGCTGCTCTGCTGGACCTCATTAACTTCTTCATACACTGCTCCGgctgtaaag gtgccGTGAGTTCAGAGATGTTTCGTCACATGCAGAACTCTGAGATCATCAGAAGGATGACTGAGGAGTTCGATGAG gacaGCGGGGACTACCCCCTGACGATGGCGGGTCCTGTGTGGAAGAAGTTCCGATGGGGGTTCTGTGAGTTCATCAGTGTCTTGGTGCGTCAGTGTCAGTACAGCATCATCTACGACGAGTACATGATGGACACGGTCATCTCACTCCTCACCGGCCTGTCCGACTCGCAGGTCCGAGCCTTCAgacacacctccaccctcgcag cgaTGAAGCTGATGACGGCATTGGTGAACGTTGCTCTGAATCTGAGCATTAACATGGacaacacacagagacagtatGAGACCGAGCGCAACAAGAGTCTGGGGAAGAGAGCCAACGACCGCCTGGAGCTTCTCCTGCAGAAACGCAAAGag ctcCAGGAGAACCAGGATGAGATTGAGAACATGATGAATGCCATCTTTAAAGGCGTCTTCGTCCATCGATACAG AGATGCGATAGCGGAGATCCGGGCGATCTGTATCGAGGAGATCGGTGTGTGGATGAAGATGTACAGTGATGCGTTTCTGAATGACAGCTACCTGAAATACGTGGGCTGGACCATGCACGATAAG CAGGGGGAGGTGCGGTTGAAGTGTCTCACTGCTCTGCAGGGTTTGTATTATAATCGAGAGCTGAACTCCAGACTGGAACTCTTCACCAGCCGCTTTAAG GACCGGATCGTGTCCATGGCTCTGGATAAAGAGTACGATGTTGCAGTTCAAGCCATTAAACTCCTCACCCTCGTCCTGCA gagcagtGATGAGGTGCTGACGGCGGAGGACTGTGAGAGCGTATATCACCTGGTTTACTCCGCCCACCGCCCCATCGCCGTGGCAGCGGGGGAGTTCCTCTATAAAaa gttGTTCAGTCAACGGGGTCCGGAGGAGGAGGGGCTGCCAAGGAGAGGGCGGCAGTGTCTGAATGCAAACCTCATCAAAACCACCGTCTTCTTCTTCCTGgagagtgag ctGCATGAACACGGTGCGTACCTGGTGGACAGTCTGTGGGAGTGTGGATCAGAGCTGCTGAAGGACTGGGAGAGTTTCATCAGCCTGCTACTGGACGAACCCTTTCCTGGAGAAGAAG CtctaacagacagacaggagacgGCTCTGATTGAGATCATGCTGTGTGCCGTGAGACAGTCGTGTGAGTGTCACCCACCTATCGGCCGCGGCACAGGGAAGAGG GTCATGACGgcgaaggaaaaaaaaacacagctggatGATCGGaccaaaatcactgagatcttTGCTGTGGCTTTGCCTCTGCTCCTTGCAAaa tactGCGTGGATGCTGAGAAGGTGACGAACCTGCTGCAGTTACCGCAGTATTTTGACCTGGAGATCTACACCACGGGCCGACTGgagaag CACCTGGACGCACTTCTGCGTCAGATCCGTGACGTGGTGGagaagcacacagacacaggcgTGTTGGAGGCGTGTTCGATGACGTTCCACGCTCTGTGTAACGAGGAGTTCACCATCTACAATCGTGTGGACATCACGCTGAGCCAGCTAATGGACGAGCAGATCGACAAGCTCAACCGCCTGCTCGACGACTTCCTCAACGAG gGAGAAGAGCCTGATGAAGACGACGCGTTTCAGGTTTTATCAACACTCAAGAGAATCACGGCCTTTcacaa tgcCCATGACCTGACTAAATGGGATTTGTTCAGCTGTAACTACAGACTGCTGAACACAGGACTGCAGAACGGAGACATGCCtgaacag atAGTGGTCCACGCTATGCAGTGCACTCATTACGTCATCCTGTGGAACCTGGCAAAAGTCTCAGAGGGCAGCTCCACaaag gcTGACCTGGTGACCTTGAGGAAGCAGACGCGAGCGTTCTGTCTGATGTGTCAGCGGTACCTCAACAGCCTCAGCATGGCTGTTAAAGAGCAG GCCTTCACGATCCTGTGTGATGCGTTAATGATCTTCAGTCATCAGATCATGGCGTCGGGTCGCGACGCTCTGGAGCCGCTGGTGTTCAGTCCGGACTCGTCCCTGCAGAGCGACCTGCTCAACTTCGTCCTCGATCACGTCTTCATCGAGCAGGACGATGATGGCAGCactg atggaCAGCAGGATGATGAAGCGGGGAAGATCGAGGCTCTGCATAAGCGCAGGAACCTGTTAGCAGCATACTGTAAACTGATCATCTATAACGTAGTGGAGATGAGCACCGGAGCTGACATCTTCAAACAGTACATGAGA taCTATAATGATTACGGTGACATCATAAAGGAGACAATGAGTAAGACGAGACAGATTGATAAGATTCAGTGTGCCAAAACCCTCATCCTCAGTctgcagcag ctgttTAATGAGATGCTCAGTGAGCTAGGCTGTAACTTCGATCGTTCTTCTGCGGCGTTCTGTGGGATTAAAGAACTTGCCCGCCGGTTCTCCCTCACGTTCGGCTTGGACCAGCTGAAGACCCGCGAGGCCATCGCTATGCtgcacaa ggatGGTATAGAGTTTGCATTTAAAGAGCCGAGTCCTCAGGGGGAGGGCACCCCCCCTCTCAACCTCGCATTCCTCGACATCCTCAGCGAGTTCTCCTCCAAACTGCTGCGCCAGGACCGCAGGACtgt tcaCATGTACCTGGAGCGCTTCATGACGTTTCAGATGTCCCTGCAGAGGGAGGAGTGCTGGCTGCCCCTCATCTCCTACAGGAACTCTCTGCAGGCCGGGGCGGACGATGACACGCTCTCTGTCCTCAGCGGCGTCAGTGGCCGAGGCTCCGCCCGCAGCAGGAAGCCCAGAGTAAACCCCGCCCCCTCCAAGAGGAAGCTGCCCGAGG aggAGAGTAGCTGTAGCAGCACTGATGCGAGTGTGTGGATGGCTCGTGAGCAGCAGCCACAGACTCCCATGATGATGTCACCGCCTCCTGTGATGATGTCATCGCCCCACATGACTTCCACCGTGCTGCGGGACGCCAAGAAGCTCCGCCCAGAGGAGGGATACGTGGGCGTGTACACCATGAGCAACCAATCACAGCACAACACGATACAGCAGCCACACACACCCATCGACTAcaa tacacAGGTAGCGTGGATGTTAGCGCAGCGGCAGCAGCAGGAGAGAGCGAACATCCAGAACGCCAAGATGAGGAGTCACATGCAGCActccat tcGGCGGAGTGCAGGTCTGATGGAGGACGATGAAGAGCCAATCGTTGAAgatgtgatgatgtcatcagagCAGCGACTGGAAGACCTGAACGAGGGGATGGACTTCGACACCATGGACATCGACCTG ccagCGTCCAAAAACCGGCGCGAGAGGACCGAGCTCAAACCCGACTACTTTGACCCCGCCTCCATCATGGACGACTCT gtgctgaACGTGTCGATGTTCTGA